Proteins found in one Crassostrea angulata isolate pt1a10 chromosome 3, ASM2561291v2, whole genome shotgun sequence genomic segment:
- the LOC128175296 gene encoding uncharacterized protein LOC128175296 translates to MDSYLLRFERYAEAQRWDRSDWAINLSALLKGKALDVYALMPKTDALDYNTLKTVLLRRFELTDDGFKKKFRSCRPDPSETFSQFSVRLSSYFDRWIEMAKVSKSFEDLYDLMLRDQFLHVCSQDLKLFLKERLPENLTRMANLADQYKDARDLNALQATGKGKMPLAKKVDQVKKTDVGENKHVPNDKKRFIPKTERKCYKCHRYGHIAPECKSRTSFNNVSNAVQDFGYSEQKVCFVSTMPTDSIVDSRVSSSPMTMSSSCQKNSSFNMPLSAGYVNNVPVTVLRDTGCSGIVVKMSKIQEENLIVGKKQTCILADGSKVSVPIAKVSIDTPFLKGQYEVWCMENPVYDLIVGNVPDAKPADQPDPDWQVNAVETRQQKRDKSKPYPQLRVPDMITEDINPMTIRDAQEDDHSLKKVRENVENNLSQVKKNGKVSWFKRNDLMFRQYSTHVGDREKSYSQLVVPDKFRNQVMKLAHDSLLAGHLGTQRTLARVTSEFWWPGIQSDVRRFCQSCDICQRTVHKGKIKKVPLERMPLIDEPFQRVAVDLVGPLSPITDKGNRYILTLVDYATRYPEAIALPSIETESIAEALFEMFSRIGIPREMLTDMGAQFTSALMSEVSRLISLSQRTTTPYHPSCNGLVERFNGTLKQMLKRLCSEKPKDWDKYLSAVLFAYREVPQESLGFSPFELVYGRSVRGPISILKELWTNDIPDPNVKTTYQYVLDLKDRLQSMAELAKESLEKSSTRYKKHYDRKTRTRSLKVGDRALVLLPTDNNKLLLQWKGPFVVTKKVNRVDYQLDMQGKTKTFHINLLKKYIERPISDVASVTEDTGVLGLVNAAVVDCVDDEDQDGQLDEYPQSRLV, encoded by the coding sequence ATGGATAGTTatcttttaagatttgaaaGGTACGCTGAAGCTCAGCGTTGGGATAGATCGGATTGGGCTATAAATCTTAGTGCTTTATTAAAGGGGAAAGCTTTAGATGTGTATGCGTTGATGCCCAAAACTGATGCCCTTGACTACAATACCCTAAAGACAGTATTACTCAGACGCTTTGAATTGACAGATGAcggttttaaaaagaaatttcgaTCATGTAGGCCAGATCCTAGTGAGACATTTTCCCAGTTCTCTGTTAGGTTGAGTAGTTATTTTGATAGGTGGATTGAAATGGCAAAGGTTTCCAAATCATTTGAAGACTTGTATGATCTTATGTTacgggatcaatttttacatgtgtGTAGTCAAGAtttgaaactatttttaaaggaaagatTACCTGAGAATTTGACAAGAATGGCAAACTTGGCTGATCAGTATAAAGATGCTCGTGACCTGAATGCACTCCAAGCTACGGGTAAGGGTAAGATGCCTTTAGCAAAAAAAGTTGATCAGGTGAAGAAAACAGATGTAGGTGAGAACAAGCATGTACCTAATGATAAGAAAAGGTTCATTCCAAAGACAGAGCGTAAGTGTTACAAATGTCATAGGTACGGACACATTGCACCAGAATGTAAGTCTAGAACATCGTTTAATAACGTTTCTAATGCAGTGCAAGACTTTGGATATTCAGAGCAAaaggtttgttttgttagcacaATGCCTACTGATTCTATTGTAGATTCCAGAGTATCTTCTTCTCCAATGACAATGTCATCATCTTGTCAGAAGAACTCGTCTTTTAACATGCCTTTATCTGCAGGGTATGTTAACAATGTCCCTGTGACGGTACTAAGAGATACTGGGTGTAGTGGTATTGTTGTTAAAATGAGCAAGATACAGGAGGAAAACCTTATAGTTGGTAAGAAACAGACTTGTATTTTAGCAGATGGTTCTAAGGTATCTGTCCCGATTGCCAAAGTGTCCATCGATACGCCATTTCTGAAAGGTCAGTATGAGGTATGGTGTATGGAGAATCCTGTGTACGACTTGATAGTTGGTAACGTTCCAGATGCCAAACCAGCAGATCAACCAGATCCAGATTGGCAGGTAAATGCTGTTGAGACTAGGCAACAGAAACGTGACAAGAGTAAACCATATCCTCAACTTAGGGTTCCAGACATGATTACTGAAGATATCAATCCGATGACAATTAGGGATGCGCAGGAGGATgatcattctttgaaaaagGTACGTGAAAATGTAGAGAACAATCTCTCTCAGGTTAAGAAAAATGGTAAAGTGAGTTGGTTTAAGAGAAACGACCTTATGTTTAGACAGTATAGTACTCATGTGGGAGATAGGGAAAAGAGTTATTCTCAGTTAGTTGTTCCCGATAAATTCCGAAACCAGGTGATGAAACTTGCACATGATTCACTACTAGCAGGTCATTTAGGAACACAGCGTACTTTAGCGAGAGTAACGTCAGAATTCTGGTGGCCAGGAATCCAGAGTGATGTGCGAAGATTTTGCCAGTCTTGTGACATTTGTCAGCGCACAGTTCACAAAGGTAAGATTAAGAAAGTACCTCTTGAACGAATGCCACTCATAGACGAACCGTTCCAGAGAGTTGCTGTTGACCTGGTGGGCCCTCTTTCTCCAATCACAGACAAAGGTAATCGCTATATTCTCACTTTAGTGGATTATGCTACTCGCTATCCTGAAGCCATAGCACTTCCAAGCATCGAAACAGAGAGTATTGCAGAGGCTCTATTTGAAATGTTCTCGAGAATTGGTATACCTCGTGAAATGTTGACAGATATGGGAGCTCAGTTTACTTCCGCATTAATGTCAGAGGTAAGTCGCCTTATTTCTCTTAGTCAGCGGACAACAACCCCGTATCATCCTAGCTGTAATGGGTTGGTGGAACGATTCAACGGGACCTTAAAGCAGATGTTGAAGCGACTCTGTTCCGAGAAACCAAAAGATTGGGACAAGTACCTAAGTGCTGTGCTGTTTGCCTACCGAGAAGTGCCACAGGAGAGTCTTGGATTCTCACCCTTTGAGTTGGTATATGGTAGATCAGTTCGTGGACCTATTTCCATATTGAAGGAGTTGTGGACAAACGACATACCAGATCCAAACGTCAAGACAACCTACCAATATGTCTTAGATCTCAAGGACAGACTCCAGTCTATGGCTGAACTTGCAAAAGAGAGTCTGGAAAAGTCGTCTACCAGATACAAGAAACACTATGACAGGAAAACTAGAACAAGAAGTCTAAAGGTAGGAGATAGAGCTCTTGTTCTTTTACCGACtgacaataacaaattattgctTCAGTGGAAAGGACCTTTTGTGGTCACAAAGAAAGTCAACAGAGTTGATTATCAGTTAGATATGCAAGGTAAGACAAAAACCTTtcatataaatcttttaaaaaagtacatTGAGAGACCAATTTCAGATGTTGCTTCAGTGACGGAAGATACAGGTGTTCTTGGTTTAGTGAACGCAGCAGTAGTTGATTGCGTGGATGATGAGGACCAAGATGGACAGTTAGATGAGTATCCTCAATCACGGTTAGTGTAA
- the LOC128179002 gene encoding uncharacterized protein LOC128179002 — MDPRAQDAMRCDMCETALAQMHCDTCFVNLCKACVGEHMFDESIDHKIVKFKSRKTTPIYPFCLHHSKERCEMYCKHCDTPICTACITSDKHRSHKINQALQMCDIIKQDIRKDIDVLRVKLTPVVQKLIYDLEMKINEVEEKCEEASKLISKQSDDWHKEIDKIVDQLKTELEKTKDEGVNLLKLQKSEIEQTFSKINAAIQSKEEMLESNDVGLAINFKSQYAKFCKLPIPVDVPIPSFTPTEINSQSLFEQFGVLSMGSLDCSISSTDMSSGPDQLLRNEAEEIACLCTGFTFLYGIACQSNDQAWVRGGYADKEMNFLKLYDIDESREIKSFSLDTVPSSSIDVALTKRGHLIYSCSFTKTVNIFRGDKLETLIKLEKWSPRGICVSSSGDMLVTMTQRNKSKMVRYFGTIEKQTIQFDDRRKPIEDTDSFHLYITENKNNDICVAGKVMVMSFNKTGTLQFRYTGPKNPTKWNQAFCPKGIATDRYCHILIADTDNKCVHIIDKDGEFLQYIDCGMRKPWGLCTDSSGFLLVADSKKKSGEIVKFKYLADVKALTF; from the coding sequence ATGGACCCCCGTGCCCAGGATGCGATGCGATGTGACATGTGTGAAACAGCCTTGGCGCAGATGCACTGTGACACCTGCTTTGTCAACCTGTGTAAGGCCTGTGTGGGGGAACACATGTTTGATGAATCCATAGATCACAAAATCGTCAAGTTTAAGTCTAGGAAAACTACTCCTATCTAtcctttttgtttacatcactCTAAAGAACGATGCGAGATGTATTGTAAACACTGCGACACACCAATTTGCACCGCGTGCATAACGTCTGACAAACATCGCAGTCACAAGATCAATCAAGCTCTCCAAATGTGTGATATTATTAAACAGGATATTCGGAAGGATATTGATGTTTTGAGAGTAAAACTCACCCCAGTAGTACAAAAGCTGATATATgatttagaaatgaaaattaatgaggTTGAAGAAAAGTGCGAAGAAGCTAGCAAGTTGATTAGCAAACAAAGCGACGATTGGCATAAAGAGATAGACAAAATTGTCGACCAACTCAAAACTGAGCTtgagaaaacaaaagatgaagGAGTGAACCTGCTGAAACTTCAAAAGTCAGAGATAGAGcagacattttcaaaaataaatgctGCCATACAATCCAAAGAAGAAATGCTAGAATCAAATGATGTTGGGCTAGCGATTAACTTCAAAAGTCAATATGCGAAATTCTGTAAACTTCCTATTCCTGTCGATGTCCCGATACCTTCATTTACGCCTACAGAAATCAACTCACAGAGTCTGTTTGAGCAGTTTGGTGTTTTGTCAATGGGATCATTAGACTGCAGCATTTCTTCTACTGACATGTCAAGTGGACCTGATCAATTGCTGCGAAATGAAGCCGAAGAAATCGCATGTCTTTGCACTGGGTTCACCTTTCTTTACGGCATTGCATGTCAAAGTAACGATCAGGCCTGGGTAAGAGGTGGTTATGCAGACAAAgaaatgaactttttaaaactttatgataTCGATGAAAGCAGAGAAATCAAATCTTTTAGCCTTGATACTGTGCCTTCGAGTTCAATTGATGTTGCATTGACAAAGCGTGGACATTTGATATACAGCTGTTCGTTTACAAAAACTGTTAACATCTTTAGAGGCGATAAATTAGAAACCTTGATCAAACTAGAGAAGTGGTCGCCACGCGGCATTTGCGTATCCTCTTCCGGAGACATGCTTGTCACAATGACACAAAGGAATAAATCGAAAATGGTCCGTTATTTTGGTACCATCGAGAAACAGACCATTCAGTTTGATGACAGACGGAAGCCAATTGAAGATACCGATAGTTTTCATTTGTATATTACAGAAAACAAGAACAACGATATCTGTGTCGCTGGAAAGGTTATGGTAATGTCATTCAACAAAACTGGGACATTACAATTTCGCTACACTGGTCCTAAAAATCCCACAAAATGGAACCAAGCTTTCTGTCCAAAAGGAATAGCCACTGATAGATATTGCCACATCCTAATCGCTGATACCGATAACAAATGTGTTCACATCATCGACAAGGATGGGGAATTTCTGCAGTACATTGACTGCGGAATGAGAAAACCTTGGGGATTGTGTACCGACTCCAGCGGCTTCCTTCTTGTTGCAGACAGCAAGAAGAAAAGTggagaaattgtcaaattcaaaTACCTAGCGGACGTAAAGGCCTTAAccttttaa